The genomic window CGTCCGGCCGGTCCGCGTCCCGGCGGGCCGAGCCCGTCCGGCATGCCCCGTCCGAACCCCGGCATGATGCCGCAGCGTCCCGGCCCGGGCACCGGCCCGCGTCCGGGCCCCGGCGGCCGTGGCCCCGGTGGCCCCGGCGGTCGTCCTGGCGGCCCGGGTGCCGGTGGCGGCGCCCGTCCCGGCTTCGCCGGTCGTCCGGCCGGTCCGGGCTCGCGTCCGGCCGGTGGCGGCGGCTTCGGCGGCCCCCGTCCGGGTGGCGGTGCCGGTGGTGGCGGCTTCGGTGGCGGCGGTGCCCGTCCCGGTGGCTTCGGCGGCCGTCCCGGCGGCCCGGGTGCCCGTGGTGGCACGCAGGGTGCCTTCGGTCGTGGCCCGGGCGGTCGTCCGGCCCGTGGCCGCAAGTCGAAGCGTCAGCGTCGCCAGGAGTACGAGGCCATGCAGGCCCCGTCCGTCGGCGGTGTGATGCTGCCCCGCGGCAACGGACAGACCGTCCGCCTGTCGCGCGGTGCCTCGCTGATGGACTTCGCGGAGAAGATCAACGCCAACCCGGCCGCGCTCGTCTCGGTGATGTTCAACCTCGGTGAGATGGTCACCGCGACCCAGTCGGTCGCGGACGCCACCCTCGAGCTGCTGGCCGGCGAGATGGGCTTCATCCTGGAGATCGTCAGCCGGGACGACGAGGACCGTGAGCTGCTGGAGTCCTTCGACATCGAGTTCGGTGCCGACGAGGGCGACGAGGACGAGCTCATGCCGCGTCCGCCGGTGGTGACCGTCATGGGTCACGTCGACCACGGTAAGACCCGCCTGCTCGACGCGATCCGCAAGAGCAACGTGGTGGCCGGCGAGGCCGGTGGCATCACCCAGCACATCGGTGCGTACCAGGTGTCGGCGGAGGTGAACGGGGAGGAGCGCAAGATCACCTTCCTCGACACCCCCGGTCACGAGGCCTTCTCCGCCATGCGTGCCCGTGGTGCCAAGTCCACCGACATCGCGATCCTGGTGGTCGCGGCCAACGACGGTGTCATGCCGCAGACGGTCGAGGCGCTCAACCACGCCAAGGCCGCCGGTGTGCCGATCGTGGTCGCGGTCAACAAGATCGACGTCGAGGGTGCCGACCCGACCAAGGTCCGCGGTCAGCTGACCGAGTTCGGTCTGGTGGCCGAGGAGTACGGCGGCGACACGATGTTCGTCGACATCTCCGCGCGCCAGGGCCTGAACATCGACCAGCTGCTGGAGGCCGTGGTCCTGACCGCGGACGCCTCGCTGGACCTGCGGGCCAACCCTGAGCAGGACGCGCAGGGTATCGCCATCGAGGCGCACCTGGACAAGGGTCGCGGCGCCATGGCGACCGTCCTGGTCCAGCGCGGTACGCTCCGCGTCGGTGACTCGATCGCCGTCGGTGACGCCCACGGCCGCGTCCGCGCCATGCTGGACGAGAACGGCAAGAACGTCGCCGAGGCGGGCCCGTCCCGTCCGGTTCTGCTGCTCGGTCTGACCTCGGTGCCGCGCGCCGGCGACAGCTTCATCGTTGTCGACGACGACCGCACCGCGCGCCAGATCGCCGAGAAGCGCTCGGCCCGTGACCGCAACGCCATGTTCGCCAAGCGTCCGCTGCGGATCTCCCTGGAGAACCTGGACCAGGCGATCGCGGCCGGCGGCATCCAGCAGCTCAACCTGATCATCAAGGGTGACGTCTCCGGTTCGGTGGAGGCCCTTGAGGACGCGCTGGTCAAGCTGGACGTGGGCGACGAGGTCGAGCTGCGCATCCTGCACCGCGGT from Kitasatospora sp. NBC_01250 includes these protein-coding regions:
- the infB gene encoding translation initiation factor IF-2, with translation MAKVRVYELAKELGLESKAVMAKLTELGEFVRSASSTIEAPVVRKLTDALGATPPSGGSSAKPGPRKPAAPTPGGAASAAPKPGAPTPGPRPAATPGPRPTPAAAAAPAAPAAPAPAAAPRPAGAPTPGPRPAARPAAPAAPAAEFSSPAPAGGEAAERPAAPAPAPRPSGSAAGSGARPGPRPAGPRPGNNPFTSGSATGMARPGERRQGAQGDRPRPAGAPGAGAPRPGGDRPRPAGAPGDRPQRPGGDRPRPAGAPGDRPQRPGGDRPRPAGAPGAGAPRPDGMPRPAGPRPGGPSPSGMPRPNPGMMPQRPGPGTGPRPGPGGRGPGGPGGRPGGPGAGGGARPGFAGRPAGPGSRPAGGGGFGGPRPGGGAGGGGFGGGGARPGGFGGRPGGPGARGGTQGAFGRGPGGRPARGRKSKRQRRQEYEAMQAPSVGGVMLPRGNGQTVRLSRGASLMDFAEKINANPAALVSVMFNLGEMVTATQSVADATLELLAGEMGFILEIVSRDDEDRELLESFDIEFGADEGDEDELMPRPPVVTVMGHVDHGKTRLLDAIRKSNVVAGEAGGITQHIGAYQVSAEVNGEERKITFLDTPGHEAFSAMRARGAKSTDIAILVVAANDGVMPQTVEALNHAKAAGVPIVVAVNKIDVEGADPTKVRGQLTEFGLVAEEYGGDTMFVDISARQGLNIDQLLEAVVLTADASLDLRANPEQDAQGIAIEAHLDKGRGAMATVLVQRGTLRVGDSIAVGDAHGRVRAMLDENGKNVAEAGPSRPVLLLGLTSVPRAGDSFIVVDDDRTARQIAEKRSARDRNAMFAKRPLRISLENLDQAIAAGGIQQLNLIIKGDVSGSVEALEDALVKLDVGDEVELRILHRGVGAITESDVDLAMGSDAIIIGFNVRAEGRARTAAEREGVDVRYYSVIYQAIEEIEAALKGLLKPEYEEVRLGSAEIREVFRSSKFGNIAGVIVREGLLRRNAKARLIRDGKVVAESLTIEGLRRFKDDATEVREGFEAGVTLGSFNDIKVDDVIETFEMREKPRS